A region from the Tachyglossus aculeatus isolate mTacAcu1 unplaced genomic scaffold, mTacAcu1.pri scaffold_108_arrow_ctg1, whole genome shotgun sequence genome encodes:
- the LOC119922572 gene encoding olfactory receptor 14A2-like, producing the protein MTNISTVTEFLLLGFSDIRELQLLHATLFVLIYLVALLGNLLIIAVTTLDQRLHTPMYFFLKNLSFIDLCYISTTVPKSIVNSLTGDSSISFLGCVSQLFLVVLFAASELCVLTAMSYDRYAAICSPLRYVLIMNKTACMHMAAAFWLSGGLLGVLFSAFTFSLTFCGSNAVEQFFCDVPPLLKISCSEAHIAIDVSVAAAFVLDAVCFTCVTLSYVFIFSAVLRMPSTEGRTKAFSTCLPHLTVFIIFVSTAAFAYLKPPSDSPSALDLLVSVLYSVVPPTLNPLIYSLRNRDLKAALGR; encoded by the coding sequence atgaccaacatctccacggtgactgaattcctcctcctggggttctctgacatccgggagctgcagctgctccatgccacgctgttcgtcCTTATCTACCttgtggcccttctggggaatctcctaattattgccgtcaccaccctcgaccagcgtctccacacccccatgtacttctttcttaagaacttgtccttcattgatctctgctacatttctaccacggtacccaaatccattgtcaactccttgaccggtgacagctccatctcctttctgggttgtgtctctcagctcttcctagtggtcttgtttgctgcttcagagctatgtgtcctcactgcaatgtcttatgaccgctatgccgccatctgctcccccctgcgttatgtgctcatcatgaacaaGACGGCCTGTATGCACATGGCAGCAGCGTtttggctcagtgggggtctgcttggagtcttgttttcagcttttaCTTTCTCCCTGACCTTCTGTGGATCCAATGCAGtcgagcagttcttctgtgacgtcccccctctgctgaagatctcctgctctgaagcccACATTGCCATTGACGTGAGTGTGGCTGCTGCATTCGTCTTGGATGCTGTCTGCTTCACTTGCGTCAccctctcctacgtcttcatcttctcagccgtgctgaggatgccgtccaccgagggccgaaccaaagccttctccacctgcctgccccatctcactgtcttcatcatttttgtttctaccgcagcatttgcctatctcaaaccaccttcagactcgccctcagctctggatctgctggtttccgtgTTATactccgtggtgccccccactctgaacccccttatctacagcctgaggaacagggacctgaaggctgccctgggaagg
- the LOC119922536 gene encoding LOW QUALITY PROTEIN: olfactory receptor 14A16-like (The sequence of the model RefSeq protein was modified relative to this genomic sequence to represent the inferred CDS: deleted 1 base in 1 codon) has protein sequence MTLLPGTGDQHHLPEMTNISTVAEFLLLGFSDIRELQLLHATLFLLVYLMALLGNLLIVAVTTLDQRLHTPMYFFLQNLSFIDLCYISTTVPKSIANSLTGDSSISFLGCVSQLFLVVLFAGSEFYVLTAMSYDRYAAICSPLRYELIMNKTACMRMAAASWLSGGLLGVLFSASTFSLTFCGSNAVQQFFCDVPPLLKISCSEVHIAIDVSLAAGFFLSAVCFTYITHSYVLIFSAVLRMPSSEGRTKVFSICLPHLTVIIIFLFTGAFAYLKPPAASPSALDLLVSMFYTVVPPTENPLIYSLRNRDLKAALGRFLRGHSPSIHSGTKCPCPCTNTPLPPFKRGIALRHNDIYHLPRGPNNVRIFSVCQELFVLTAISFDHYATICSPLCYELIMNKTACFFCDVPRMLKISCPEDHIAIDVSVVSVIVLDGICFFFIIFSYVCIFLAVLRMPSSEGWA, from the exons atgacactgctgcccggcacagggga tcagcatcatctcccagaaatgaccaacatctccacggtggccgaattcctcctcctggggttctctgacatccgggagctgcagctgctccatgccacgctgttcctccttgtctacctaatggcccttctggggaatctcctcatcgttgctgtcaccaccctcgaccagcgtctccacacccccatgtacttctttctccagaacttgtccttcatagacctctgctacatttctaccacggtacccaaatccattgccAACTCCTTGAccggtgacagctccatctcctttctgggttgtgtctcccagctcttcctagtggtcttGTTTGCCGGTTCAGAGTTTTATGTCCTCaccgcaatgtcttatgaccgctatgccgccatctgctcccccctccgctatgagctcatcatgaacaaaacagcctgtatgcgcatggcagcagcatcatggctcagtgggggtctgcttggggtcttgttttcagcttctaccttctccctgaccttctgtgggtccaatgccgtccagcagttcttctgtgatgtcccccctctgctgaagatctcctgctctgaagtccacattgccattgatgtgagttTGGCTGCTGGGttcttcttgtctgctgtctgcttcACTTACATCACCCACTCCTATGTCttgatcttctcagccgtgctgaggatgccgtcctccgagggccgaaccaaagtcttctccatctgcctgccccatctcactgtcatcatcatttttctcttcactggagcatttgcctatctcaaaccacctgcagcctcgccctcggctctggatctgctggtttccatgttctacactgtggtgccccccactgagaaccccctcatttacagcctgaggaacagggacctgaaggctgccctgggcaggttccta aggggacattcccccagcatccattctgggacaaaatgtccgtGTCCATGCACGAATACTCCTCTACCACcctttaaaagaggaattgccctgAGACATAATGATATATACCACTTACCCAGAGGCCCAAACAACGTCAGGATATTCAGCGTTTGTCAAG agctatttgtcctcactgcaatatCCTTTGACCACTATGCCACCATCTGCTCCCCTTTgtgttatgagctcatcatgaacaaaactgcCTGT ttcttctgtgatgtcccccgtATGTTGAAGATCTCCTGCCCTGAGGACCACATTGCCATAGATGTGAGTGTGGTTAGTGTGATAGTCTTAGATGGCATCTGTTTCTTTTTCATCATCTTCTCCTATGTCTGCATCTTCttagccgtgctgaggatgccgtcttcCGAGGGCTGGGCCTAA